The Acetivibrio saccincola genome window below encodes:
- a CDS encoding flagellar protein FlaG, with amino-acid sequence MRIDSMDASLMQLKNTQNTVQNTLGVKKTSLENNNVQKVTKDEGQNYSDVTAKEIIDAIEKANKAIIGARTQLEFSIHEGTKEILVKVINTETKEVIREIPSEKILDMVAKMWELAGILVDERR; translated from the coding sequence ATGAGAATTGATAGCATGGATGCTTCTTTAATGCAATTAAAAAACACACAAAATACAGTTCAAAATACCCTTGGTGTAAAGAAAACCAGTTTAGAAAATAATAATGTACAAAAAGTCACAAAAGATGAGGGCCAAAATTATTCTGACGTTACAGCTAAGGAAATCATTGATGCTATTGAAAAGGCAAACAAGGCGATTATAGGAGCTCGAACCCAGTTGGAATTTTCAATACATGAGGGAACAAAGGAAATATTAGTTAAGGTTATTAATACAGAAACAAAAGAAGTTATAAGGGAAATTCCTTCTGAAAAAATTTTAGACATGGTAGCAAAAATGTGGGAATTAGCCGGCATATTGGTGGACGAGAGGAGGTAG
- a CDS encoding reverse transcriptase domain-containing protein, with protein sequence MVQMGLARILEAIYEQDFLDFSYGFRPNRSGHDALRAINKTIIKDKINYIVDADIKGFFNNVDHEWMMKFIGHRIADPNIKRLIVRFLKAGIMERGRFEATDKGTA encoded by the coding sequence ATAGTACAGATGGGACTTGCAAGAATACTGGAAGCAATCTATGAGCAAGATTTTCTTGACTTTTCTTATGGTTTCAGACCAAACAGGAGCGGTCATGATGCGCTGAGAGCAATAAACAAAACAATTATAAAAGATAAGATAAACTATATAGTTGATGCAGATATAAAAGGATTCTTCAACAACGTTGACCATGAATGGATGATGAAGTTTATAGGACACAGGATAGCGGACCCAAACATAAAAAGGCTGATAGTGAGATTTCTAAAAGCAGGGATAATGGAGAGAGGTAGATTTGAAGCAACAGACAAGGGTACAGCCTAG
- a CDS encoding ribonuclease HI, with amino-acid sequence MDEYMKNIKIYTDGSFKKSKAGISFLIINPGKNKILGYTNLKCKKNIQAELQAIIHALQYLLNIDMSLENKKIEVVTDEISIVECRFSF; translated from the coding sequence ATGGATGAATATATGAAAAATATAAAAATATATACAGATGGTTCTTTTAAGAAAAGCAAAGCAGGAATTAGTTTTTTAATAATTAATCCTGGTAAAAATAAAATACTTGGATATACAAATCTAAAGTGTAAAAAAAATATACAAGCAGAATTACAGGCTATAATACATGCACTGCAATATTTATTGAATATTGATATGAGTCTTGAAAATAAAAAAATAGAGGTTGTAACAGATGAAATTTCCATAGTAGAATGTAGATTTTCATTTTAA
- a CDS encoding DUF6602 domain-containing protein: MDLINYYKSIGEEICSSKNRIRFLMNDPHYLTDGELKESVLRHVIRRYMPEHIKIARGFIHNGEVCSSQVDILVYDSRYPVLFKDGDLVFVTPDSVRAVIEVKSKQNITDLRVTLLKLNQIAELVTDINCFIGLFSYDYEREYCRDLIERVSEITNVGGKSYINHLVLGKNYFMKYWTNDPVTNEECSKWHFYKLKDLSYAYFINNLLDYISNGTVSINHRAWFPLDSKERFKLDEISLEDEHRL; the protein is encoded by the coding sequence TTGGATTTAATAAATTACTATAAGTCTATAGGTGAAGAGATTTGTTCGTCAAAAAATAGAATAAGATTTTTGATGAATGACCCTCATTATCTAACAGATGGTGAATTAAAAGAGTCGGTATTACGTCATGTTATAAGAAGATATATGCCTGAACATATTAAAATTGCTAGAGGTTTTATTCATAATGGTGAAGTATGTTCTAGTCAGGTAGATATTTTAGTGTATGATAGTAGATATCCTGTTTTATTTAAGGATGGCGACTTAGTATTTGTTACACCTGATTCAGTTAGAGCAGTAATAGAAGTGAAATCTAAGCAGAATATAACTGATTTGAGAGTAACATTATTAAAATTAAATCAAATTGCTGAATTGGTAACAGATATAAACTGTTTTATTGGGTTATTTTCATATGACTATGAAAGAGAATATTGTAGAGATTTGATAGAACGAGTTAGTGAAATTACTAATGTAGGCGGCAAGTCTTATATTAATCATTTAGTGCTAGGCAAAAATTATTTTATGAAATATTGGACAAACGACCCAGTTACGAATGAAGAATGCTCAAAATGGCATTTCTATAAACTTAAAGATTTATCCTACGCCTATTTTATTAATAATTTACTAGATTACATTTCTAATGGCACTGTGAGTATTAATCATAGAGCATGGTTTCCTTTAGATTCAAAAGAGCGTTTTAAATTGGATGAGATAAGCCTTGAAGATGAGCATAGATTATAG
- a CDS encoding ISLre2 family transposase: MYNSIQHFNEFGVKRIEKKIKNFIEEGKDLADLVLGLKEDLFKLGRDILKEVLEDMDEYFRNCEIRKQYWEIIRKDKTAILTTFGTLSYNRTYFKHKENGNRQHLVDRIVGVEPHDRVSADVVINAIDEAADSSYRKAGEKATYIDEISKQAVMNKIHNIEIVEPEIKVDKKREVKILYVEADEDHVALQQKSILRQNEKGKRNTIMPKLVYVHEGIDFEKSNKKRKVLKNVRYFGGVYKNSEDLWLEVSEYIYKQYDVDFLETVYISGDGASWIRQGVNCLSKSKFVLDRYHLQKYVRVATTHLNDEAISQDLQEALNLSDKKMLTKVFKKIIEKTGDNENKIKAIKNAKRYILNNWDGIEIRSNRGIVGCSAEGHVSHVFSSRLSSRPKGWSRKGVEKMSKLIIYKKNGGKVYDIVMAQKQKKLASSRQEIQEKLIKELKKSSNRYESVWNSNLTVIHKGCKTGLYKELRRIIGICG, encoded by the coding sequence ATGTATAATAGTATACAACATTTTAATGAATTTGGGGTAAAAAGAATTGAAAAAAAGATAAAAAATTTTATTGAAGAAGGAAAAGACTTAGCTGATCTTGTTCTTGGTCTAAAAGAAGATTTATTTAAACTTGGACGCGATATACTTAAAGAAGTGCTTGAAGATATGGATGAATATTTCCGTAACTGTGAAATAAGGAAACAGTATTGGGAAATTATAAGAAAAGATAAAACAGCTATTTTAACGACATTTGGAACACTAAGTTATAACAGGACATATTTTAAGCATAAGGAAAATGGTAATAGACAACACCTAGTCGACAGGATTGTAGGTGTAGAACCACATGACAGAGTAAGTGCCGATGTTGTAATTAATGCAATAGATGAAGCAGCTGACAGCAGCTACAGAAAGGCAGGAGAAAAGGCGACATATATTGATGAAATCAGCAAACAAGCAGTGATGAATAAAATACATAATATTGAAATAGTTGAGCCTGAAATAAAAGTAGATAAAAAGAGAGAAGTAAAAATATTGTATGTTGAGGCCGATGAGGACCATGTAGCATTACAACAAAAAAGTATATTGAGACAGAATGAGAAGGGCAAGAGAAATACAATTATGCCAAAACTTGTATATGTGCATGAGGGAATTGACTTTGAAAAAAGTAATAAGAAGAGAAAAGTATTAAAGAATGTTCGATATTTTGGGGGAGTGTATAAGAATTCAGAAGATTTGTGGCTTGAAGTATCGGAATACATATATAAACAATATGACGTTGATTTTTTAGAGACGGTGTATATATCAGGAGATGGGGCGTCATGGATAAGGCAAGGAGTTAACTGTCTTTCAAAAAGTAAATTTGTACTTGATAGATACCATCTTCAAAAATACGTAAGAGTTGCGACCACACATTTAAATGATGAAGCAATAAGCCAAGATTTACAGGAGGCTTTGAATTTATCTGATAAAAAAATGCTAACAAAGGTTTTTAAAAAGATAATTGAAAAGACAGGCGATAATGAAAATAAAATAAAGGCTATAAAAAATGCAAAGCGATATATTTTAAATAATTGGGATGGTATAGAAATAAGGTCAAACAGAGGAATAGTGGGTTGTAGTGCTGAAGGTCATGTGAGTCATGTATTTTCATCCCGTTTAAGTTCAAGACCTAAAGGCTGGTCGAGAAAAGGTGTAGAAAAGATGTCAAAGCTAATAATATACAAGAAGAATGGCGGTAAGGTATATGACATAGTTATGGCACAAAAACAAAAAAAGTTAGCATCTAGTAGGCAAGAAATTCAGGAAAAATTAATTAAGGAATTAAAGAAGTCATCAAACAGGTATGAGAGTGTATGGAATAGTAATTTAACTGTTATTCATAAGGGGTGTAAAACTGGTTTATATAAAGAATTAAGGCGTATTATAGGTATATGCGGATAG